The following are encoded together in the Babesia microti strain RI chromosome II, complete genome genome:
- a CDS encoding Multiple TM. Not a GPI protein (overlaps_old_locusTagID:BBM_II01905;~overlaps_old_locusTagID:BBM_II01906), producing the protein MWHKLLIALASACPINPLFPLAPEYIGPKTRATLACIIDWHIKNNLTEFSALAKSVWGIYTPFNNLDEFIEELNKVQIINDKNEQSSKLDYSSAINTSGLSSVFKPTSIKCLTNKRSYGKIKISYDLTLPSNLDFNKVQNILRGCVFRIPPDMYESIIESQAPDQVYNEISVIMISIVAILSVALSIIHKCTLKKKSNKLNIYMEFESILYMLIPFITIALYKKFLYLVLLAQLLFLFIYFKRNRNDFNWPTDKELYTRQLLSSKGTFEFITIIRVALFISVYISITAVDFITFSPLLFKSKHEGLSLMDTGEGLFILIASIVSPISIHYKSKTKDLNTFRESLKKSLILFGMGIFRLIVTKSIDYRTPITEYGAMGNFFIVMGTVSFIAESIVHFSSHKISFGIALCYSILYDIVIFKYELGKLLSNNPRNTFLLMNLECLLNIAGLLPLYLFGHTLGYYLIAIDEKQKTQTNIMGKANQNQPEKSRFMRLFSRMPTISSESKSNDDDPNLGYAKIKTLLGIAVGTMLLYIILGSVGFETWRCMANLMYNLFLLSTVCITLLLSLIFTIYFEPYDTTETMRMLNKNPLHTFIYANVITGLINITIQAKLMPMYINAVILFAYSLSFIAFAYVFNGWKDGNLKLTIPEFTYDTIGYQHVELSQLNLSNTLPHQANVDYQTTSSHDGRMNSLREKLDILRTKVGRMSNTDTV; encoded by the exons ATGTGGCACAAATTGCTGATAGCTCTAGCATCGGCTTGTCCGATAAATCCGCTATTTCCGCTGGCACCAGAATACATTGGACCGAAAACTAGAGCAACTCTTGCTTGTATTATCGATTGGCATATAAAGAACAATTTGACAGAGTTTTCCGCTCTCGCTAAATCCGTTTGGGGTATATATACGCCCTTTAACAACCTAGATGAATTTATAGAGGAACTTAACAAGgttcaaattatcaatgaCAAAAATGAACAATCTAGCAAGTTGGATTACAGTTCTGCCATCAATACTTCTGGATTAAGTTCGGTATTCAAACCCACGTCCATCAAATGCCTTACCAACAAGCGATCCTATGGCAagattaaaatttcatacGATCTGACACTACcttcaaatttggattttaACAAGGTACAAAATATACTTCGTGGCTGTGTTTTTAGGATCCCCCCGGATATGTATGAAAGTATCATAGAGTCACAAGCTCCAGACCAAGTATACAATGAAATTTCCGTTATTATGATTTCTATAGTTGCTATA TTATCAGTCGCGTTATCGATTATCCACAAATGTACTCTCAAGAAGAagtcaaataaattgaatatatatatggaGTTTGAATCCATTTTGTACATGTTAATCCCTTTCATAACTATTGCTCTTTATAAGAAATTTCTATACTTGGTACTATTAGCACAGCTACTctttttgtttatttacTTCAAGAGGAACAGAAATGACTTTAATTGGCCTACCGACAAAGAGTTATACACCAGACAATTACTTTCATCAAAAGGCActtttgaatttattactATTATTCGAGTCGCCCTTTTTATTTCTGTGTACATATCAATTACTGCAGTTGACTTCATAACATTCTCACCACTACTATTCAAGTCCAAACATGAAGGACTGTCTTTAATGGACACTGGGGAAGGATTATTCATCTTAATTGCTTCAATAGTATCTCCCATATCAATTCACTACAAATCCAAGACCAAAGATTTGAATACGTTTAGGGAGTCGCTCAAGAAATCGTTGATACTGTTTGGCATGGGTATTTTCCGTCTAATTGTCACCAAATCGATCGATTACAGAACGCCTATAACAGAATATGGCGCAATGggcaattttttcattgtGATGGGAACGGTTTCCTTCATTGCCGAATCGATAGTTCATTTTTCCAGCCACAAAATATCTTTCGGTATTGCATTATGTTATTCCATCCTATACGATATCGTAATATTTAAGTATGAATTGGGAAAATTACTATCAAATAATCCAAGAAATACATTCCTACTCATGAATCTTGAATGCTTACTAAATATTGCAGGTTTATTGCCTCTCTACCTGTTTGGCCATACACTAGGATATTATCTAATAGCTATAGATGAGAAACAGAAAACACAGACTAATATTATGGGCAAAGCGAATCAGAATCAACCAGAAAAGTCCAGATTCATGAGGTTATTTTCAAGAATGCCCACTATCTCATCAGAATCAAAATCAAACGACGATGATCCCAATCTTGGCTATGCGAAGATTAAAACTTTATTAGGCATTGCTGTTGGCACCATGTTATTGTACATAATTCTTGGTTCAGTTGGTTTTGAGACCTGGAGATGCatggcaaatttaatgTACAACCTATTTCTCCTTTCCACTGTATGCATCACACTTTTATTATCTCTCATCTTCACCATTTACTTCGAGCCATATGATACCACCGAAACCATGCGAATGCTCAACAAAAATCCTCTACATACTTTCATATACGCCAATGTGATAACGGGCCTTATCAACATAACAATCCAGGCCAAGTTGATGCCCATGTATATCAATGCGGTTATATTATTCGCCTACTCTTTATCATTCATTGCATTCGCGTATGTCTTCAACGGTTGGAAGGATGGCAATCTCAAATTGACCATACCAGAATTTACTTATGATACGATTGGCTATCAACACGTTGAACTCAGTCAACTCAACTTAAGCAATACTTTGCCACATCAAGCCAATGTAGATTACCAGACAACGTCGTCCCATGATGGGAGGATGAATTCGCTAAGGGAAAAACTGGATATATTGCGCACTAAGGTTGGGAGAATGTCAAATACTGACACAGTATAA
- a CDS encoding conserved Plasmodium protein, unknown function (overlaps_old_locusTagID:BBM_II01910): MPHYDSDEDFMDGSATSHANPLDNWESFDDCHVTPLSEKLNNQKISEEADIITTRDLFSGHTKPLETKKSEISVFKKIVVSDPYETIKLNTLKDCETVARKLSEKIVKSPAKGAVWVHFIDILLQSCQSKMEYKELITLKKKVEALVKTKEDLKRDLEYSKKKPNAANFRSYKDELDMMYGDLTDEDDY; encoded by the exons ATGCCTCATTATG ATTCTGATGAGGATTTCATGGATGGCAGTGCCACCAGCCATGCAAATCCCCTTGACAATTGGGAATCATTTGATGATTGTCACGTTACGCCGTTAtctgaaaaattaaataatcaaaa GATTTCTGAGGAAGCGGATATAATCACAACTCGCGATTTGTTCAGTGGGCATACCAAGCCATTGGAAACTAAGAAGTCTGAAATTTCtgttttcaaaaaaatag TTGTATCTGATCCTTATGAgacaataaaattgaatacaCTAAAGGACTGTGAAACGGTGGCTAGAAAGTTGtctgaaaaaattgttaaaagCCCCGCAAAAGGCGCAGTATGGGTCCATTTTATAGACATTTTGTTGCAAAGTTGCCAGTCAAAAATGGAATATAAG GAATTGATTACTTTGAAAAAAAAAGTGGAGGCTTTAGTGAAAACTAAAGAAGATTTGAAGCGTGATTTGGAATATTCGAAAAAAAAACCAAACGCGGCAAATTTCAGAAGCTACAAGGATGAGCTGGATATGATGTATGGAGATCTTACAGAT GAGGATGactattaa